The Rhododendron vialii isolate Sample 1 chromosome 5a, ASM3025357v1 genome contains a region encoding:
- the LOC131325879 gene encoding large ribosomal subunit protein uL16m, translating into MGPQLGFGRYGIQSCRAGRLSHRAIEAARRAISGQFHRAMSGQFRRNSKVWVRVFADLPVTEKSTGVRMGRGKGNPTGRIARVSTGKILFEMDGVSLSNARQAAALAAHKLSLSTKFVQRS; encoded by the coding sequence ATGGGTCCACAACTTGGTTTTGGAAGATATGGCATTCAAAGTTGTAGAGCGGGTCGTCTTTCACATCGAGCCATTGAAGCAGCGCGTCGGGCTATAAGCGGACAATTCCATCGTGCTATGAGCGGACAATTCCGAAGAAATAGCAAGGTATGGGTAAGAGTTTTTGCGGATCTCCCTGTTACCGAGAAATCTACAGGAGTCAGAATgggaagaggaaaaggaaatcCTACGGGTCGGATTGCTCGTGTTTCTACTGGAAAAATTCTATTTGAAATGGATGGTGTTAGTTTGTCAAATGCTCGACAAGCCGCTGCATTAGCAGCGCATAAACTATCTTTGTCAACCAAGTTTGTTCAGCGGTCGTAA